The Desulfurococcus sp. genomic interval CCTCAAGGGCATCCAAGGGCTCGTAGCCTCTAGTAAATATGTAGTCGTAGAGAAGCTTGTAGTGGGCTTTAACCTCCTCGGAGTATCTTTCCAGTTCACTCCAGGGGGGCTCTGACTCCTCTCCTTCCCCGATCCCCGGGCAGATACTGGATACTCTCACTCTATCAGTTATAGATGGGGAGAGCGGTATGAAGGGGAATAGCCTGCACCTTCTAGGTCTTGCAGGATATATGCGGCACGAGGGAACCCCGTTAATCACCTCTAGGAAAACACATCTCCCGTTTACTCCTCTTAGAACAGGTATAGGTATGTGGTCAGCTATTACAGCGTATATGTAGCTGCCTATAAGCCTCCTCCACTCAACTCCAAGAAATCTAGCTATCCTGCAGACATCAAATGCTGTTAGAGCTACATTAGGCCCGCTTCTACAGCATACACCGCTTCTCAAGCACTTATATTTTATCTTATCCCCCTTCGAGATGACTCGCTCCACTAGTCAACTACCCGCAGATACCTCTCAGAGGACACCTGCTACACTTATCTCCTTTCGAGTAGCCTAGCACGCCGTATACTACTTCCTCGTCAGCGTCATCTAGTATTACCCCTGGTATAAACTTGTATTTATCCTTCTCTACTTTAACACTCGGCACGCGTAACCACCTAACTCTCTTTAAGTGTTTTGCTAGCCGTGATTATATACTTGGATGTACTCGAAGCAGCCAGATATCTTGTTAGATAGATTGAGGTAGAACTTATAAGGTGCACGTAGGAAACTTATTCTTCCAGCTCTATGTAAGCTAGACTCCGAGTACTACCTGCTTTATGTAGCTTTAGAGAGATACCCTGCTCAGCTCTCACAGGCTCTAGATTATTTAAGCTTGATGAAGCATAATACTGCAGGGATTAGTTATGGCTGGCTACA includes:
- a CDS encoding YkgJ family cysteine cluster protein — encoded protein: MERVISKGDKIKYKCLRSGVCCRSGPNVALTAFDVCRIARFLGVEWRRLIGSYIYAVIADHIPIPVLRGVNGRCVFLEVINGVPSCRIYPARPRRCRLFPFIPLSPSITDRVRVSSICPGIGEGEESEPPWSELERYSEEVKAHYKLLYDYIFTRGYEPLDALEAVIDFVCSQHHSL